In Dermacentor variabilis isolate Ectoservices chromosome 11, ASM5094787v1, whole genome shotgun sequence, one genomic interval encodes:
- the LOC142564241 gene encoding uncharacterized protein LOC142564241 has product MQSLKSKKTAAQSARDDFKERQMQRASDENGTMLRTSTPSTSGAKGKLPMSGTEPRQRNSQASSDEQKKEKTKKKLKGKESKQELMSQTRENVKTKGKDQINSEEVPWYEFEEDKEGRYRKSIEDDFTREKEADVKDSWDVDENDEETDGLKETEQANEQSQTPKVDDVQPQPLHETKKGERHLVLSKLGKAVRAIMKALIKISTISGGNEEVVKQIDSILSERSKMKNIIIEQGQEISYQEGRIKELEKRVEDGKKIENHQPAQEDTQKEATTKPSYALVVTSDNMGKKEVETLIKKKIDPLQLGIRDATMKAGREGVILTTTSKEASTKLQKHMQGKVELKNLHIRTPKESRYHIKVIGLEEDMETNGLEKKIIEQNHLQCNPEDMAVKKRWKGRRGDTIVLGLNRRGFAAIKDKNFLNVTWNRCPIFDHIFMPRCTRCAKHGHSSAECQAVRHCVNCGQEGHHQSECENDPYCKVCELEETEEERDHSMRSWECPVYRAKLETEKRRLLARLT; this is encoded by the coding sequence atgcagTCACTCAAAAGCAAGAAGACAGCGGCACAGTCTGCACGAGATGATTTCAAAGAGCGGCAAATGCAAAGAGCTTCCGATGAAAACGGAACAATGCTACGAACAAGCACACCTTCAACATCGGGAGCCAAAGGGAAACTACCAATGTCCGGTACTGAACCAAGACAGCGTAACTCCCAAGCGTCTTCCGACGAACAGAAGAAGGAGAAAACAAAGAAGAagttgaaaggaaaagaaagcaaacaagaaCTCATGTCGCAGACAAGGGAAAACGTGAAGACCAAAGGCAAGGACCAAATCAACAGCGAGGAAGTTCCATGGTACGAATTTGAAGAAGACAAGGAAGGAAGATACCGAAAGTCAATTGAAGATGACTTTACAAGAGAAAAGGAAGCAGATGTCAAAGACTCCTGGGATGTAGACGAAAACGATGAGGAAACTGACGGCCTTAAAGAAACTGAGCAGGCCAATGAACAAAGCCAAACACCAAAAGTGGACGATGTGCAACCACAACCACTGCATGAGACAAAGAAAGGAGAACGACATTTAGTCCTGTCCAAACTTGGAAAAGCAGTCAGGGCCATCATGaaagccctcatcaagatctccACAATTAGTGGCGGAAATGAAGAAGTGGTGAAACAAATCGACTCAATCCTATCAGAACGCTCGAAAATGAAGAATATTATAATAGAACAAGGGCAAGAAATCTCCTACCAAGAAGGGAGAATAAAGGAACTGGAGAAAAGAGTAGAAGACGGGAAGAAAATAGAGAATCACCAACCAGCCCAGGAAGACACACAAAAAGAGGCAACAACCAAACCCTCCTATGCACTTGTCGTCACCTCAGACAACATGGGAAAAAAGGAGGTCGAAACATTGATCAAAAAGAAGATcgacccactacagttgggcatACGAGACGCAACCATGAAAGCAGGCAGAGAAGGAGTGATCCTCACGACAACCTCCAAAGAAGCgtcaacaaaactgcaaaaacacATGCAAGGTAAAGTAGAATTGAAGAACCTCCATATCAGAACACCAAAAGAAAGCAGATACCACATCAAGGTGATCGGTTTAGAGGAGGACATGGAAACCAACGGGCTGGAAAAAAAGATTATCGAACAAAACCATCTGCAATGCAACCCCGAGGACATGGCAGTGAAAAAGAGATGGAAAGGCCGGCGAGGAGACACAATAGTGCTAGGCCTAAACAGGAGAGGATTCGCAGCAATCAAGGACAAAAACTTCCTCAATGTAACATGGAACAGATGCCCCATCTTTGATCATATCTTCATGCCAAGATGCACAAGGTGTGCAAAACACGGACACAGCTCCGCGGAATGTCAAGCAGTCAGGCACTGCGTGAACTGTGGACAAGAGGGCCATCATCAGAGTGAATGCGAGAACGATCCTTACTGCAAAGTATGTGAACTGGAAGAAACAGAAGAGGAAAGGGATCACTCAATGAGGTCGTGGGAATGcccggtgtaccgggcaaaactCGAAACAGAAAAGCGAAGGCTTCTAGCCCGCCTGACCTAA